A region from the Mesorhizobium sp. J8 genome encodes:
- the doeA gene encoding ectoine hydrolase DoeA (DoeA (degradation of ectoine A) is also called EutD (ectoine utilization D).) produces the protein MQPNLKFSRSEFADRLAKTRKAMEVKGVDLLIVSDPSNMAWLTGYDGWSFYVHQAVIVPPSGEPVWYGRGQDANGAKRTAYLAHDNIIGYADHYVQSTERHPMDYLASVLAERGWDKLSIGVEMDNYWFSAAAFAALQKHLPNVRFADATALVNWQRAVKSPTEIEYMRNAARIVEAMHQRIVDKIEVGMRKCDLVAEIYDAGTRGVAGIGGDYPAIVPLLPSGADASAPHLTWDDKPMKANEGTFFEIAGCYNRYHCPLSRTVFLGKPTQAFLDAEKATLEGMEAGLAAAKPGNACEDIANAFFAVLKKYGIVKDNRTGYSIGLSYPPDWGERTMSLRPGDRTELKPGMTFHFMTGLWLETMGLEITESILITDTGVECLANVPRKLFVKD, from the coding sequence ATGCAGCCAAATTTGAAATTCTCGCGGAGCGAATTTGCCGATCGCCTCGCCAAGACGCGGAAAGCCATGGAGGTGAAGGGCGTCGATCTGCTGATCGTCAGCGATCCCTCCAACATGGCCTGGCTGACCGGCTATGACGGCTGGTCCTTCTACGTGCATCAGGCGGTCATCGTGCCGCCTTCGGGCGAGCCGGTCTGGTACGGACGCGGCCAGGACGCCAACGGCGCCAAGCGCACCGCTTATCTCGCGCACGACAACATCATCGGCTACGCCGACCACTATGTGCAGTCGACCGAGCGGCATCCGATGGATTACCTCGCCAGCGTGCTGGCAGAACGCGGCTGGGACAAGCTCAGCATCGGCGTCGAGATGGACAATTACTGGTTCTCCGCCGCTGCCTTCGCGGCACTGCAGAAGCACCTGCCCAACGTCCGCTTCGCCGACGCCACCGCGCTTGTGAACTGGCAGCGCGCCGTGAAGAGCCCTACCGAAATCGAGTACATGCGCAACGCCGCCCGGATCGTCGAGGCGATGCATCAGCGAATCGTCGACAAGATAGAGGTCGGCATGCGCAAATGCGATCTCGTCGCCGAGATCTACGACGCCGGCACGCGCGGCGTCGCCGGCATCGGCGGCGACTATCCGGCAATCGTGCCGCTGCTGCCGTCGGGGGCGGACGCCTCGGCGCCGCATCTCACCTGGGACGACAAGCCGATGAAGGCGAACGAAGGCACGTTCTTCGAGATCGCCGGCTGCTACAACCGCTACCATTGCCCGCTGTCGCGCACCGTGTTCCTCGGCAAGCCGACGCAGGCCTTCCTCGATGCCGAGAAGGCGACGCTGGAAGGCATGGAGGCGGGGCTGGCCGCCGCCAAGCCCGGGAATGCCTGCGAGGACATCGCCAACGCCTTCTTCGCAGTGCTCAAAAAGTACGGCATCGTGAAGGACAACCGGACCGGCTACTCGATCGGTCTGTCCTATCCGCCGGACTGGGGCGAGCGCACCATGAGCCTGCGCCCCGGCGACCGCACCGAACTCAAGCCCGGCATGACCTTCCACTTCATGACCGGTCTCTGGCTGGAGACGATGGGACTGGAGATCACGGAGTCCATCCTCATCACCGACACCGGCGTCGAGTGCCTGGCCAACGTGCCGCGCAAGCTGTTCGTGAAGGACTGA
- the eutB gene encoding hydroxyectoine utilization dehydratase EutB: MPVIEMAVQLQHIRAARERIAGKVERTPCVASQSLSERTGCPVHLKLEHHQTTGAFKLRGASNAIAALSADEKSRGVIAASTGNHGRALAHAAKLEGIRAVICMSKLVPENKLEASRRLGADVRIVGNSQDDAQQEVDRLVAEEGLVMLPPFDHPDIIAGQGTLGLEIMEQVPDAASVLVPLSGGGLAAGVAAAVKGVSPRTKVIGISMARGAAMKASLDAGRPVQVEELPTLADSLGGGIGLDNRLTFAMCRNLLDDVILLAEDEIAAGIRHAYEQEREIVEGAGAVGIGALLAGKASVSGPTVLILSGRNVDMDLHRRIVCGEAIAERAA, encoded by the coding sequence ATGCCCGTAATCGAAATGGCTGTCCAGCTTCAGCATATTCGCGCCGCGCGCGAGCGCATTGCCGGCAAGGTCGAGCGGACACCCTGTGTGGCGTCGCAAAGCCTGTCGGAGCGGACCGGGTGTCCGGTTCATCTCAAGCTGGAGCATCACCAGACCACCGGCGCCTTCAAGCTGCGCGGCGCCTCCAACGCGATCGCGGCATTGAGCGCCGACGAAAAATCGCGCGGCGTCATCGCCGCCTCGACCGGCAATCACGGAAGGGCGCTCGCCCATGCAGCGAAGCTCGAAGGCATCCGCGCGGTGATCTGCATGTCGAAGCTGGTGCCGGAAAACAAGCTCGAAGCCAGCCGCCGTCTCGGCGCGGATGTCCGCATTGTCGGCAACAGCCAGGACGACGCGCAGCAGGAAGTCGACAGGCTGGTCGCGGAGGAAGGACTGGTCATGCTGCCGCCCTTCGACCATCCCGATATTATCGCCGGGCAGGGCACGCTCGGGCTGGAAATCATGGAGCAGGTTCCGGATGCGGCAAGCGTGCTGGTGCCGCTCTCAGGCGGCGGGCTGGCGGCTGGCGTGGCGGCGGCGGTCAAAGGCGTGAGCCCGCGCACCAAAGTTATCGGCATCTCGATGGCGCGCGGCGCCGCGATGAAGGCAAGCCTCGACGCCGGCCGTCCAGTGCAGGTCGAGGAACTGCCGACGCTGGCAGACTCCCTCGGCGGCGGCATCGGCCTCGACAATCGGCTGACCTTCGCCATGTGCCGGAACCTGCTCGACGACGTGATCCTGCTTGCCGAGGACGAGATCGCCGCCGGCATCCGCCATGCCTATGAGCAGGAGCGCGAGATCGTCGAAGGCGCGGGCGCCGTCGGCATAGGCGCGCTGCTTGCCGGGAAGGCCAGTGTGAGCGGCCCGACCGTCCTCATCCTCTCCGGCCGTAACGTCGACATGGACCTGCACCGCCGCATCGTCTGCGGCGAGGCAATCGCGGAGCGCGCAGCATGA
- the ehuD gene encoding ectoine/hydroxyectoine ABC transporter permease subunit EhuD produces MDWDWNFVWEIMPTLIQGVKITILATILGSILAAIVGLAIALARRSENRIVARSVGWFAEFIRGTPLLVQLYFIFYVLPDIGILLPPLVAGVIGLGLHYGTYTAEVYRAGIDNVPRGQWEAAKACNLNGRHTWTHIILPQAIPPMIPALANYFIAMFKETPLLSAITVLELMNQAKSVANTYYRYIEPMTLVGAFFLVISLCSVVLLRWLEHRYGRIER; encoded by the coding sequence ATGGATTGGGATTGGAACTTCGTCTGGGAGATCATGCCGACCCTGATCCAGGGCGTGAAGATCACCATTCTGGCGACCATCCTGGGTTCCATCCTGGCGGCGATCGTGGGGCTCGCGATCGCGCTGGCGCGGCGCTCGGAAAACCGGATCGTCGCGCGCAGCGTCGGCTGGTTCGCGGAGTTCATCCGCGGCACGCCGCTCCTGGTGCAGCTCTATTTCATCTTCTACGTGCTGCCCGATATCGGCATCCTGCTGCCGCCGCTGGTGGCGGGCGTGATCGGGCTTGGCCTGCACTATGGGACCTACACCGCCGAGGTCTATCGCGCCGGCATCGACAATGTGCCGCGCGGCCAGTGGGAAGCGGCCAAGGCCTGCAATCTCAACGGTCGGCACACCTGGACGCATATCATCCTGCCGCAAGCGATTCCGCCGATGATCCCGGCTTTGGCCAATTATTTCATCGCCATGTTCAAGGAGACGCCGCTGCTTTCGGCGATCACGGTGCTGGAGCTGATGAACCAGGCTAAGAGCGTCGCCAATACCTATTATCGCTACATCGAGCCGATGACGCTGGTCGGCGCCTTCTTCCTCGTCATCAGCCTCTGCTCCGTCGTGCTGCTGCGCTGGCTGGAGCATCGCTACGGCAGGATCGAAAGATGA
- the ehuB gene encoding ectoine/hydroxyectoine ABC transporter substrate-binding protein EhuB, protein MLLASGARSADDAKLEQLKQQGFARVAIANEPPYTAVAADGKVSGAAPDVAREIFKRLGVNDIVASISEYGAMIPGLQAGRFDVVTAGLFMKPERCAAVAYSEPVLCDAEALLVKKGNPKGFKSYADIAKDTSATIGAPGGGTEEKLALNAGVPRDRVIVVPDGQSGLKMVQDGRIDAYSLPVLSINDLMKKANDPNLEVIAPVQGAPVYCDGAAFKKGDEALRDAYDVELAKMKKSGEFAKIIEPYGFSAAAAMSTTREKLCSAK, encoded by the coding sequence ATGCTGCTCGCCTCCGGCGCGCGGTCAGCCGACGACGCAAAGCTCGAGCAGCTCAAGCAGCAGGGCTTCGCCCGCGTCGCCATCGCCAACGAGCCGCCCTATACGGCTGTGGCCGCCGACGGTAAGGTCTCGGGCGCAGCGCCGGACGTGGCGCGCGAGATCTTCAAGCGTCTCGGCGTCAACGACATCGTGGCGTCCATCTCCGAATATGGCGCCATGATCCCCGGCCTGCAGGCGGGCCGCTTCGACGTCGTGACCGCCGGCCTGTTCATGAAGCCGGAGCGCTGCGCGGCGGTTGCCTACTCAGAGCCGGTGCTTTGCGACGCCGAGGCCCTGCTGGTGAAGAAGGGCAATCCAAAGGGCTTCAAGAGCTATGCCGACATCGCCAAGGACACTTCGGCGACCATTGGCGCGCCGGGCGGCGGCACCGAGGAGAAGCTGGCGCTCAACGCCGGCGTGCCGCGCGATCGCGTTATCGTCGTGCCGGACGGCCAGAGCGGCCTGAAGATGGTGCAGGACGGCCGCATCGACGCCTATTCGCTCCCGGTTCTGTCGATCAACGACCTGATGAAGAAGGCCAATGATCCGAACCTCGAAGTGATCGCGCCGGTGCAGGGCGCGCCGGTCTATTGCGACGGCGCCGCCTTCAAGAAGGGCGATGAGGCGCTGCGCGACGCCTATGACGTCGAGCTCGCCAAGATGAAGAAGTCCGGCGAGTTCGCCAAGATTATCGAGCCCTACGGCTTCTCGGCCGCGGCCGCGATGTCGACGACGCGCGAGAAGCTCTGCTCGGCGAAGTAG
- the ehuC gene encoding ectoine/hydroxyectoine ABC transporter permease subunit EhuC — protein sequence MTQWSGYLGLILQGALVTIELTLMGSVLALIMAFLAGMGRVSRFFILRAIATAYIEFFRGTSIFVQLFWAYFVLPFAGLSLTPLQAGVLALGLNVGAYAAEVVRGAILSVGREQYEACTALNLGRWQGMRHVILPQALLVMLPTFGNNAIELLKATSVVSLISLADLTFQAQVVRSQTGSTLMPFLSVLIIYFALALIISWGVRTLERRMARGLDGVRV from the coding sequence ATGACCCAGTGGTCCGGCTATCTCGGCCTGATATTGCAGGGAGCGCTTGTCACCATCGAGCTGACGCTGATGGGGTCGGTGCTTGCGCTGATCATGGCCTTCCTGGCCGGCATGGGGCGCGTGTCGCGCTTCTTCATCCTGCGCGCGATCGCCACGGCCTATATCGAATTCTTCCGCGGCACCTCGATCTTCGTGCAGCTGTTCTGGGCCTATTTCGTGCTGCCTTTCGCCGGCCTGTCGCTGACGCCCTTGCAGGCCGGCGTGCTGGCGCTGGGCCTGAATGTCGGCGCCTATGCGGCGGAGGTGGTGCGCGGCGCCATCCTGTCGGTCGGCCGCGAGCAATACGAGGCCTGCACGGCGCTCAATCTCGGCCGCTGGCAAGGCATGCGCCATGTGATCCTGCCGCAGGCGCTGCTGGTCATGCTGCCAACCTTCGGCAACAACGCGATCGAGCTGCTCAAGGCGACCTCGGTCGTCTCGCTGATCTCGCTCGCCGACCTGACCTTCCAAGCGCAAGTTGTGCGCTCGCAGACCGGCAGCACGCTGATGCCATTCCTGTCGGTCCTCATCATCTATTTCGCGCTCGCGCTGATCATCTCCTGGGGTGTGCGCACGCTGGAGCGCCGCATGGCGCGCGGTCTCGATGGAGTGCGCGTCTGA
- the doeB gene encoding N(2)-acetyl-L-2,4-diaminobutanoate deacetylase DoeB has protein sequence MSALRPSPIAPTVDFERDGVQHGFLRLPYSRDDSAWGSVMIPICVVRNGKGPTALLTGGNHGDEYEGPLALYELARTLDPKNVSGTVIIVPAMNYPAFRAGTRTSPIDKGNMNRSFPGRPDGTVTEKIADYFQRELLPRADIVFDFHSGGKTLDFVPFCAAHTLPDKAQEKKAFAAVEAFSAPFSMRMTEIDAVGMYDTAAEEMGKVFVTTELGGGGTSRAETVRIARRGILNVLRHSGIVDGAVEKTRTKWLDMPSGDCFAFAEDDGMIETTVDLGDPVDEGQVVARIHPVGRTGQAPQEIRARMSGLLAARHFPGLVKAGDCVSVLGVAVQG, from the coding sequence ATGTCGGCTTTGCGTCCCTCGCCGATCGCGCCGACCGTCGACTTCGAGCGCGACGGCGTCCAGCACGGCTTCCTGCGCCTGCCCTACAGCCGCGACGATTCCGCATGGGGCTCGGTGATGATCCCGATCTGTGTGGTGCGCAACGGCAAGGGCCCGACGGCGCTGCTGACAGGCGGCAATCACGGCGACGAATATGAGGGCCCATTGGCGCTCTACGAACTCGCCCGCACGCTCGATCCGAAAAATGTGTCCGGCACGGTCATCATCGTGCCGGCGATGAACTACCCCGCCTTTCGGGCCGGCACGCGTACCTCGCCGATCGACAAGGGCAACATGAATCGCTCTTTTCCCGGCCGTCCCGACGGCACGGTGACGGAGAAGATCGCCGACTATTTCCAGCGTGAATTGCTGCCGCGCGCGGACATCGTCTTCGACTTCCATTCCGGCGGCAAGACGCTGGACTTCGTACCCTTCTGCGCCGCGCATACGCTGCCGGACAAGGCACAGGAGAAGAAGGCCTTCGCCGCCGTCGAGGCCTTCTCGGCGCCGTTCTCGATGCGCATGACCGAGATCGACGCGGTCGGCATGTATGACACGGCCGCCGAGGAGATGGGCAAGGTCTTCGTCACCACGGAGCTCGGCGGCGGCGGGACCTCGCGGGCCGAGACGGTGCGGATTGCCCGGCGCGGCATCCTCAACGTGCTGCGTCATTCAGGTATCGTCGATGGTGCGGTTGAGAAGACTCGAACAAAATGGCTGGACATGCCGTCGGGCGATTGCTTCGCCTTCGCCGAGGATGACGGCATGATCGAGACCACGGTCGATCTCGGCGACCCCGTGGACGAGGGCCAGGTGGTCGCGCGCATCCATCCGGTCGGCCGCACCGGACAGGCGCCGCAGGAGATCAGGGCCAGGATGTCGGGGCTGCTCGCCGCGCGTCACTTCCCCGGCCTTGTCAAGGCCGGCGACTGCGTGTCGGTGCTTGGCGTGGCCGTTCAGGGATAA
- the ehuA gene encoding ectoine/hydroxyectoine ABC transporter ATP-binding protein EhuA, producing the protein MPAPIIKVDAISKSFGAFKVLDGLSMQVMPGEKLALIGPSGSGKTTILRILMTLEKIDGGHIQVDGEQLYHMERNGQLLAADERHLARMRQKIGMVFQLFNLFPHKCVMDNVTLAPMLTKGVARAAAEKRAMELLDMVGLADKAKAMPAQLSGGQKQRVAIARALALSPKIMLFDEVTSALDPELVEEVLNVMRKLAAETDMTMLLVTHEMGFAHDFADRVLFFDRGRIVEEGKPDEIFRHPKQERTQSFLKKIIAAGHRV; encoded by the coding sequence TTGCCCGCGCCCATCATCAAGGTCGATGCGATTTCAAAGAGCTTCGGCGCCTTCAAGGTGCTGGACGGCCTGTCGATGCAAGTCATGCCGGGCGAGAAGCTGGCGCTGATCGGCCCGTCCGGCTCCGGCAAGACGACGATCCTGCGCATCCTGATGACGCTGGAGAAGATCGACGGCGGCCACATCCAGGTCGACGGCGAGCAGCTTTACCACATGGAGCGTAACGGCCAATTGTTGGCGGCCGACGAGCGGCATCTGGCCAGGATGCGCCAGAAGATCGGCATGGTGTTCCAGCTCTTCAATCTCTTTCCGCACAAATGCGTCATGGACAATGTGACCCTGGCGCCGATGCTGACCAAAGGCGTCGCGCGCGCCGCCGCCGAGAAGCGGGCGATGGAACTGCTCGACATGGTGGGCCTCGCGGACAAGGCGAAGGCGATGCCGGCGCAGCTCTCCGGCGGCCAGAAGCAGCGCGTGGCGATCGCAAGGGCGCTGGCTCTTTCGCCCAAGATCATGCTGTTCGACGAGGTCACCTCGGCGCTCGACCCGGAACTGGTCGAGGAGGTGCTCAACGTCATGCGCAAGCTCGCCGCCGAGACCGACATGACGATGCTTCTGGTCACCCACGAGATGGGCTTCGCCCACGACTTCGCCGACCGCGTGCTGTTCTTCGACCGCGGCCGGATCGTCGAGGAGGGCAAGCCCGATGAGATTTTCCGCCATCCCAAGCAGGAAAGAACGCAGAGCTTCCTGAAGAAGATCATCGCGGCCGGACATCGCGTCTGA
- a CDS encoding Lrp/AsnC family transcriptional regulator, giving the protein MAAAKLDPIDLRILDAIQRDGRITKLALAEKVGLSPTPCWMRLRKLEKAGIVSGYHAAIAMRVIAPVATVLMEVTLSNHRQADFDRFERVVRDVPEIVACWSVGGGVDYVLKVMARDIDAYQRLVDGLLEREIGIDRYFTYIVTKTVKDETVLPVADLLPEQG; this is encoded by the coding sequence ATGGCGGCAGCGAAACTCGACCCGATCGACCTCAGGATTCTCGACGCCATCCAGCGCGACGGGCGCATTACCAAGCTGGCGCTGGCGGAGAAGGTCGGCCTGTCGCCGACGCCGTGCTGGATGCGGCTGCGCAAGCTGGAAAAGGCCGGCATCGTCTCCGGCTATCACGCCGCGATCGCCATGCGCGTCATCGCGCCGGTGGCGACGGTGCTGATGGAGGTGACGCTCTCCAACCACCGCCAGGCGGATTTCGACCGCTTCGAGCGTGTCGTGCGCGATGTTCCGGAGATCGTCGCCTGCTGGTCGGTAGGCGGCGGCGTGGATTACGTACTGAAGGTGATGGCGCGCGACATCGATGCCTATCAGCGGCTGGTCGACGGCTTGCTTGAGCGCGAGATCGGCATCGACCGCTACTTCACCTACATCGTCACCAAGACGGTCAAGGACGAGACGGTGCTGCCGGTGGCCGACCTGCTGCCGGAGCAAGGATGA
- the eutA gene encoding ectoine utilization protein EutA, whose product MKALPEIRLETARPALDARPLEKRVGLIALATDHTSEVDFRRMVASERIGVYVARIPYANPTTPENLRKMQPSLSAGAALILPDEPLDAVCYSCTSASVVIGDAEIEAAIQAAKPGVPVVTPPMAGMRGLNAFGVKRISILTPYTVETSRPMAAYFAAHGFDIQSFSCLGFEDDREMARITPSSLVEMARKVTHPQADALFVSCTALRAALAVSGMEEAIGRPVVTSNQASAWNCLRLCGDDTPRPEFGRLWTKPLAQ is encoded by the coding sequence ATGAAAGCATTGCCCGAGATCCGCCTCGAAACGGCGCGCCCCGCGCTGGACGCGCGTCCGCTGGAAAAGCGCGTCGGACTGATTGCGCTTGCGACGGACCATACGAGCGAAGTGGACTTCCGCCGCATGGTGGCGAGCGAGCGGATCGGCGTCTATGTCGCGCGCATCCCCTATGCCAATCCGACGACGCCGGAGAATCTGCGCAAGATGCAGCCGTCGCTTTCGGCGGGCGCGGCGCTGATCCTGCCGGACGAGCCGCTCGATGCCGTGTGCTATTCCTGCACGTCGGCCTCCGTGGTGATCGGCGATGCAGAGATCGAAGCTGCCATCCAAGCGGCCAAGCCCGGTGTGCCAGTGGTCACGCCGCCGATGGCCGGGATGCGCGGGCTCAATGCTTTTGGCGTGAAGCGCATCAGCATCCTCACGCCCTATACCGTAGAGACCAGCCGGCCTATGGCCGCCTATTTCGCGGCGCATGGCTTCGATATCCAGAGCTTCTCCTGCCTCGGCTTCGAGGACGACCGCGAGATGGCGCGGATCACGCCTTCGTCTCTGGTCGAGATGGCGCGCAAGGTCACGCATCCGCAGGCCGATGCGCTGTTCGTATCCTGCACCGCGCTGCGCGCCGCGCTCGCGGTTTCTGGCATGGAAGAGGCGATCGGGCGTCCGGTCGTCACCAGCAACCAGGCCAGCGCCTGGAACTGCCTGCGGCTTTGCGGCGACGACACGCCGCGACCCGAGTTCGGCCGGCTGTGGACGAAGCCGCTGGCGCAGTGA
- a CDS encoding cyclodeaminase codes for MSRMTILTEAELRKIVTLDLEAVACVENAFRALATLPVAMPPILRLDIPEHRGEVDVKTAYVPGIDGFAIKISPGFFDNPKLGLPSVNGMMVLLSAKTGLIEALLLDNGYLTDIRTAAAGAAAARHLSRQDSKIAAIFGAGVQAGLQLEALRLVRPIEEARIWARDAAKAEATAARLRERLGIAVRAEPDAANAAAGADIIVTTTPSTEPLIKAGFVSAGQHITAMGSDAEHKNEIAPAILRMADLYAADSAKQTRRLGELHHAIEAAVFAADAEVTELGEIIAASKPGRRSASDITIADLTGTGVQDTAIATLARDRARAANAGTIFES; via the coding sequence ATGAGCCGGATGACTATCCTCACCGAGGCGGAGCTACGCAAGATCGTGACGCTCGATCTGGAAGCGGTCGCCTGCGTCGAAAACGCTTTTCGCGCCTTGGCCACGCTGCCGGTGGCGATGCCGCCAATCTTGAGGCTCGACATACCCGAGCATCGTGGCGAGGTCGACGTGAAGACAGCCTATGTGCCCGGCATCGATGGTTTCGCGATCAAGATCAGCCCCGGCTTCTTCGACAATCCGAAGCTTGGCCTGCCCAGCGTCAACGGCATGATGGTGCTGCTGTCGGCGAAGACCGGCCTGATCGAGGCGCTGCTGCTCGACAATGGCTATCTGACCGACATCCGCACGGCGGCCGCCGGCGCGGCCGCTGCCAGGCATCTGTCGCGCCAAGACTCCAAGATAGCGGCGATCTTCGGCGCCGGCGTGCAGGCCGGCCTGCAGCTCGAAGCGCTGCGCCTCGTGAGGCCGATCGAGGAAGCGCGGATCTGGGCGCGCGACGCCGCCAAGGCTGAAGCCACAGCCGCGCGCTTGCGCGAGAGACTGGGCATCGCGGTGCGTGCCGAGCCGGATGCGGCGAACGCGGCGGCCGGCGCCGACATCATCGTCACCACGACCCCTTCGACCGAACCGCTGATCAAAGCCGGTTTCGTCTCTGCCGGCCAGCATATCACCGCGATGGGCTCGGATGCCGAGCACAAGAACGAGATCGCTCCGGCGATCCTGCGCATGGCCGATCTCTATGCCGCTGACAGCGCCAAGCAGACGCGGCGTCTCGGCGAGCTCCATCACGCCATCGAAGCTGCGGTTTTTGCCGCCGACGCGGAGGTGACGGAGCTCGGCGAGATCATCGCCGCCAGCAAGCCTGGCCGGCGCTCGGCCAGCGACATCACCATCGCCGACCTCACCGGCACCGGCGTGCAGGACACCGCGATCGCCACTTTGGCCCGTGACCGCGCGCGAGCGGCGAACGCCGGAACGATTTTCGAGAGCTAG
- a CDS encoding PLP-dependent aminotransferase family protein, which translates to MTLWQPDPALIRRPAYLSLADQFARAIHDGRLANGTQLPTHRRLADDLKLSVQTVSRAYEELIRRGLISGEVGRGSFVQTQRREPEPPYLPERLGEVIDLSILKPVCEPMHLEKLKQALGWLSENLPSSSALSFRPNMVFPRHRAVAVEWLKLCGLEASPQNISLTNGATAGMTVALMSVAPPGSTVATEAIGHHTLIPLARYLGFNLEGLPIDGNGLIPEALDEACRLSDIRAVFVQPSVINPTATLMDAARREQIAAVARKHDIAIIENDVLGPLVEGRPPAVAAFAPERTLYVTSFTKITVPGLRIGYLAVPDRYVAAVANRHLVSNWMATPMVAEIATRWVNDGTAMELVNWQRHALKRRQEIAAEMLVGVDYRVHRDGLHLWLELPGDRAEESFVAQARLRGVAIAPGTSFRIADTPWRPAVRISLGSTTEGELRAGLSVVAKLLLGDPEHLLLAI; encoded by the coding sequence ATGACATTATGGCAGCCTGATCCTGCTCTCATCCGCCGGCCCGCCTATCTCTCGCTGGCCGATCAGTTCGCGCGCGCCATCCATGACGGGCGGCTGGCCAACGGCACGCAGTTGCCGACGCACCGCCGGCTGGCGGACGACCTGAAGCTTTCGGTGCAGACCGTCAGCCGCGCCTACGAGGAATTGATCCGCCGCGGGCTGATTTCCGGCGAGGTCGGCCGCGGCAGCTTCGTGCAGACGCAGCGCCGCGAGCCCGAGCCGCCCTACCTTCCGGAGCGGCTGGGCGAGGTTATCGACCTTTCCATCCTGAAGCCGGTCTGCGAGCCGATGCATCTGGAAAAACTGAAGCAGGCGCTGGGCTGGCTTTCCGAGAACCTGCCGTCGAGCTCGGCGCTGTCGTTCCGGCCGAACATGGTATTCCCGCGCCATCGCGCGGTCGCGGTCGAATGGCTGAAGCTTTGTGGGCTGGAGGCGTCGCCGCAGAATATCAGCCTGACCAACGGCGCCACCGCCGGCATGACGGTGGCTCTGATGAGCGTGGCGCCGCCCGGCTCGACGGTCGCAACCGAGGCGATCGGCCACCACACGCTGATCCCGCTTGCGCGCTATCTCGGCTTCAACCTCGAAGGCCTGCCGATCGACGGCAACGGGCTGATCCCGGAAGCGCTCGACGAGGCTTGCCGTCTGTCGGACATACGCGCCGTGTTCGTCCAGCCGTCGGTGATCAACCCGACGGCGACTCTGATGGATGCTGCCCGGCGCGAGCAGATCGCGGCGGTCGCGCGCAAGCACGATATCGCCATCATAGAGAACGACGTGCTGGGCCCGCTGGTCGAAGGCCGGCCGCCAGCCGTTGCCGCCTTTGCGCCGGAGCGCACGCTCTACGTCACCTCCTTCACCAAGATCACCGTGCCCGGCCTGCGCATCGGCTATCTGGCGGTGCCGGACCGCTATGTCGCGGCCGTCGCCAACCGCCACCTCGTCTCGAACTGGATGGCGACGCCAATGGTGGCGGAGATCGCCACGCGCTGGGTGAATGACGGCACGGCCATGGAGCTGGTCAACTGGCAGCGCCATGCGTTGAAGAGGCGCCAGGAGATTGCCGCCGAAATGCTAGTCGGCGTCGACTATCGCGTCCATCGCGACGGGCTGCATCTGTGGCTCGAGCTGCCGGGCGATCGGGCCGAGGAGAGCTTCGTCGCGCAGGCACGCCTGCGTGGGGTGGCGATCGCGCCGGGAACCTCGTTCCGCATCGCCGATACGCCCTGGCGCCCAGCCGTGCGCATCTCGCTCGGATCGACCACGGAGGGGGAACTGCGGGCCGGCTTGAGCGTTGTCGCCAAACTGCTGCTCGGCGATCCGGAGCATCTCCTGCTCGCCATCTGA